One genomic region from Jiangella sp. DSM 45060 encodes:
- a CDS encoding MBL fold metallo-hydrolase → MSSYTGRVSPGGVPAVHELARLVVTKAAVGPLASNVYVLRDRFAGDELLIDAAASPARVLELCGDGPLRYVVTTHRHPDHWGALAEVAAAVPGAVTVAHAADAPAIPVPTALVAADGDVLRFGDVAVELIHLAGHTPGGLAVLYDDPTGPPHIWTGDSLFPGGVGKTRSAADFTSLLDDVEAKLFDRLPDETWVYPGHGDDTTLGAERPHLAAWRARGW, encoded by the coding sequence GTGAGCTCCTACACCGGCCGGGTCTCCCCCGGCGGCGTGCCGGCGGTGCACGAGCTGGCCCGGCTGGTCGTCACCAAGGCGGCCGTCGGCCCGCTGGCGTCGAACGTCTACGTGCTGCGCGACCGCTTCGCCGGCGACGAGCTGCTCATCGACGCGGCCGCCTCACCCGCGCGGGTCCTCGAGCTGTGCGGCGACGGGCCGCTGCGCTACGTCGTCACCACCCACCGCCACCCCGACCACTGGGGCGCGCTGGCCGAGGTGGCGGCGGCCGTGCCGGGCGCGGTGACGGTGGCGCACGCGGCGGACGCGCCGGCCATCCCGGTGCCGACGGCGCTCGTGGCCGCCGACGGCGACGTGCTGCGCTTCGGCGACGTCGCGGTGGAGCTGATCCACCTGGCCGGCCACACCCCCGGCGGCCTCGCCGTCCTGTACGACGACCCCACCGGCCCGCCCCACATCTGGACCGGCGACTCCCTCTTCCCCGGCGGCGTCGGCAAGACCCGCTCGGCGGCCGACTTCACCTCCCTGCTCGACGACGTCGAGGCGAAGCTGTTCGACCGCCTGCCCGACGAGACCTGGGTCTACCCCGGCCACGGCGACGACACGACGCTCGGGGCGGAACGGCCGCACCTGGCCGCCTGGCGTGCCCGCGGCTGGTGA
- a CDS encoding MmcQ/YjbR family DNA-binding protein, with protein sequence MVLMWDELLEYCLAKPGAWRDEPWEGDVVAKVGDKIFAFLGSEDDPSVGVKCGRDRDEADEWLARYPDDASIMAYIGRSGWNTLRVGGTIPDEEIRQAVDDSYAMVVAKLPKRLRPA encoded by the coding sequence ATGGTGCTCATGTGGGACGAGTTGCTGGAGTACTGCCTGGCCAAGCCTGGTGCCTGGCGGGACGAGCCGTGGGAGGGCGACGTCGTCGCCAAGGTCGGCGACAAGATCTTCGCGTTCCTCGGCTCCGAAGACGACCCCAGCGTCGGCGTCAAGTGCGGCCGCGACCGCGACGAGGCCGACGAGTGGCTGGCGCGGTACCCGGACGACGCCTCGATCATGGCCTACATCGGCCGGTCCGGCTGGAACACGCTGCGCGTCGGCGGGACGATTCCCGACGAGGAGATCAGGCAGGCCGTCGACGACTCGTACGCGATGGTCGTCGCGAAACTCCCGAAGCGGCTGCGGCCGGCGTGA
- a CDS encoding TerC family protein — MDLPVWFEVGTLVVLVLLLIADLLIVTRRPHAPSMREASLWVAFYVGLAVVFGIVLGFVGHGQASGEFFAGWLTEYSLSVDNLFIFVIILAQFKVPRKYQQSVLMFGILTAIVLRGVFILLGAALINEFAWVFYIFGAFLVYTAVKLANQQVHHEEHDEEYENAFVRRAQKVLPMTTEYHGIKLRIRENGKRLYTPMLIVFLSIASADLLFAVDSIPAIFGLTQEAFIVFTANIFALMGLRQLYFLIGGLLERLVYLSAGLAVILAFIGVKLVLHALHENNLPFVNGGEPFHNVPEVPIWLSLTVIVATLLVTTVLSLMKSRRDDRKAEVGGSAGSAQVEGSADADSTAAGSVEADEASAAEHDRR; from the coding sequence TTGGACCTGCCCGTGTGGTTCGAAGTCGGAACGCTCGTCGTTCTCGTCCTGCTGCTCATCGCCGACCTCCTCATCGTCACCCGCCGCCCGCACGCGCCGTCCATGCGCGAGGCCAGCCTGTGGGTGGCGTTCTACGTGGGCCTGGCGGTGGTGTTCGGCATCGTCCTGGGGTTCGTCGGCCATGGCCAGGCCTCCGGTGAGTTCTTCGCCGGCTGGCTCACCGAATACAGCCTGAGCGTCGACAACCTGTTCATCTTCGTGATCATCCTGGCCCAGTTCAAGGTGCCCAGGAAGTACCAGCAGTCGGTGCTGATGTTCGGCATCCTGACGGCCATCGTCCTGCGTGGCGTGTTCATCCTGCTCGGCGCCGCGCTGATCAACGAGTTCGCCTGGGTGTTCTACATCTTCGGCGCGTTCCTCGTGTACACCGCCGTCAAGCTGGCCAACCAGCAGGTCCACCACGAGGAGCACGACGAGGAGTACGAGAACGCGTTCGTCCGCCGCGCCCAGAAGGTGCTGCCGATGACGACGGAGTACCACGGCATCAAGCTGCGCATCCGCGAGAACGGCAAGCGGCTCTACACCCCGATGCTCATCGTGTTCCTGTCCATCGCCTCCGCCGACCTGCTGTTCGCCGTCGACTCCATCCCGGCCATCTTCGGGCTGACGCAAGAGGCGTTCATCGTCTTCACCGCGAACATCTTCGCGCTGATGGGTCTGCGCCAGCTGTACTTCCTCATCGGCGGGTTGCTGGAGCGGCTGGTCTACCTGTCCGCGGGGCTGGCCGTCATCCTCGCGTTCATCGGCGTGAAGCTGGTCCTGCACGCCCTGCACGAGAACAACCTGCCGTTCGTCAACGGCGGCGAGCCGTTCCACAACGTGCCCGAGGTGCCCATCTGGCTCTCCCTGACGGTCATCGTCGCGACGTTGCTGGTCACCACGGTGCTCAGCCTGATGAAGTCCCGCCGCGACGACCGCAAGGCCGAGGTGGGCGGCTCGGCCGGCTCGGCGCAGGTCGAGGGCTCGGCCGACGCCGACAGCACCGCCGCCGGCTCCGTCGAGGCCGACGAGGCGAGCGCGGCCGAACACGACCGCCGCTGA
- a CDS encoding S8 family serine peptidase: MRRHWRAAAAAVVLTGLVVQGIPAATAEPSVPAGSSPPLAGTDGGVTVTLITGDRIHVTTAPDGRQAATVEPAARANGAIPGFHEQELDGHLYVVPADVAPLVPELLDRSLFDVTTLIEQGYDDASSDVLPVIVESAAARGRAAAPALPAVTATDTLESIGAVAADVDKSAAAALADALTGAAPLDAPPAARAADPLAGVEKIWLDQTMTAVDEDSAPQIGAPDAWAAGFTGDGVTVAVLDTGIDSTHPDLTGKVVAEANFSVSDSTTDRFGHGTHVASIVAGTGAASDGQRRGIAYEADLLNVKVLDDAGSGPMSEVIAGMEWAVANGADVVNLSLGVRGGYTDGTDPASQAVDRLSAESDALFVIAAGNDGPGDGTVTTPGAATSALTVGAVDKQDALAGFSSRGPRAGDFALKPDVTAPGVGIVAARAAGAVIGTPVGDDYLALDGTSMATPHVAGAAALLAQQRPDWAGPDLKAALASTTAPNAALTVYEQGTGRVDLARATSQQVFATTGPLDAGYFPYPQDDAARVMRTVTYRNAGASPVTLALDLSLADEDGTAPAPGMVTLGASSVTVPAGGTADVAVTVDPAAGDYGLYGGWLVATGPDGVSVRTAAGFYKESERYDLTVHGIARDGRPAAGISLVDVVNVDDTSVFAATSVGFADGVATLRVPPGRYAAMGYVFTYDEPHVFTTETAAVFAPEFTVEGDTSVTLDARGTVPIEVDTADPVEATNTMLAWWRSDPDGKSYAHSFSVGAQPAFASPTDPVTVGDFEYYTQYSLVAPLIQVRTLTPVERPVEATYVFNSALLDGSFELPMVYAGLGRASDFDGVDVEGKIALIQRGEITFLEKMHNAAAAGAKLVMIFNNVSGSLTIGGDPNTVPTMAMTREEGQALLALLDQGPVTAAVDAIKVSPYLYDLVLVEEDVVPPALSYTVDASNTARVDVDYHSHVPGQGIGELRHKWRPWDSFSFGFLRRTVAPQQRIEYVSGGDTSWAQYGYGASTDADPFGFPMLSAPRTYTAGTTLSDAWFRQVLAPGVLPVDFGAVDSAAYRSGDDVTLRLQEWTDGSGHWGTAVPGVDTPSFRLFADGALVASGGRADGTFTVPSAPSSLRVELDVARSAPWWLASTSTSTAWTVGSAPVDSPTALPLLTLSYDVDVSLLNVAAKPGAHFVDVAVGHQPGSATAPVSGATVSLSFDDGASWQPARVLPRGDATFRAVVNRIPAAASHLSLRVEAWDRDGNRIEQDVLRAYALD; encoded by the coding sequence TTGCGCAGACACTGGAGAGCGGCCGCGGCCGCCGTCGTCCTCACCGGACTGGTCGTGCAGGGGATCCCTGCCGCGACCGCCGAGCCGTCCGTCCCGGCGGGGTCGTCCCCGCCCCTCGCCGGGACGGACGGCGGGGTCACCGTCACGCTGATCACCGGTGACCGCATCCACGTCACCACCGCGCCGGACGGCCGCCAGGCGGCCACCGTCGAGCCCGCGGCCAGGGCGAACGGCGCCATCCCCGGCTTCCACGAGCAGGAGCTGGACGGTCACCTGTACGTCGTGCCGGCCGACGTCGCGCCGCTGGTCCCGGAGCTGCTGGACCGCTCGCTGTTCGACGTGACGACGTTGATCGAGCAGGGCTACGACGACGCGAGCAGCGACGTGCTGCCGGTCATCGTGGAGTCCGCCGCCGCGCGCGGCCGGGCTGCGGCGCCGGCGCTGCCCGCCGTGACGGCCACGGACACGCTGGAGTCGATCGGCGCGGTCGCCGCGGACGTCGACAAGTCCGCCGCCGCGGCGCTGGCCGACGCGCTGACCGGCGCCGCTCCGCTGGACGCGCCGCCCGCCGCCCGGGCCGCCGACCCGCTGGCCGGCGTCGAGAAGATCTGGCTGGACCAGACCATGACCGCCGTCGACGAGGACAGCGCGCCGCAGATCGGGGCGCCGGACGCGTGGGCCGCCGGGTTCACCGGCGACGGCGTCACGGTCGCCGTCCTCGACACCGGCATCGACTCCACCCACCCGGACCTCACCGGCAAGGTCGTCGCCGAGGCGAACTTCAGCGTCTCGGACAGCACGACCGACCGGTTCGGCCACGGCACGCACGTCGCGTCGATCGTCGCCGGGACGGGCGCCGCGTCGGACGGGCAGCGCCGCGGCATCGCGTACGAGGCCGACCTGCTCAACGTCAAGGTGCTCGACGACGCCGGCTCCGGGCCGATGTCCGAGGTCATCGCCGGGATGGAGTGGGCGGTCGCGAACGGAGCGGACGTCGTCAACCTCAGCCTGGGCGTGCGCGGCGGCTACACCGATGGCACCGACCCGGCCAGCCAGGCGGTCGACCGGCTCAGCGCGGAGTCGGACGCGCTGTTCGTCATCGCGGCCGGCAACGACGGCCCCGGCGACGGCACCGTGACGACGCCCGGCGCGGCGACCAGCGCCCTCACCGTCGGCGCCGTCGACAAACAGGACGCGCTGGCCGGGTTCTCGTCGCGCGGGCCGCGGGCCGGCGACTTCGCGCTCAAGCCGGACGTGACGGCGCCGGGCGTCGGCATCGTCGCGGCGCGGGCCGCGGGCGCCGTCATCGGCACCCCGGTCGGCGACGACTACCTCGCTCTCGACGGCACCTCGATGGCGACGCCGCACGTCGCGGGCGCGGCGGCGCTGCTGGCGCAGCAGCGGCCGGACTGGGCCGGGCCGGATCTCAAGGCGGCGCTCGCGTCCACCACCGCGCCGAACGCGGCGCTCACCGTCTACGAGCAGGGCACCGGCCGCGTCGACCTCGCCCGCGCCACGTCGCAGCAGGTGTTCGCGACTACCGGGCCGCTCGACGCCGGCTACTTCCCGTACCCGCAGGACGACGCCGCACGGGTGATGCGTACCGTCACGTATCGGAACGCCGGCGCCTCCCCCGTCACGCTGGCGCTCGATCTGTCGCTGGCAGACGAGGACGGGACGGCGCCCGCGCCGGGCATGGTGACGCTGGGCGCGTCGTCGGTGACGGTGCCGGCCGGCGGGACCGCGGACGTCGCCGTCACCGTCGACCCCGCCGCCGGCGACTACGGCCTGTACGGCGGCTGGCTGGTCGCGACCGGGCCGGACGGCGTCAGCGTGCGGACCGCGGCGGGCTTCTACAAGGAGTCCGAGCGCTACGACCTCACGGTGCACGGCATCGCCCGCGACGGCCGCCCGGCCGCCGGCATCAGCCTGGTCGACGTCGTGAACGTCGACGACACGTCGGTGTTCGCCGCGACCAGCGTCGGGTTCGCCGACGGCGTGGCGACGCTGCGGGTGCCGCCGGGCCGGTACGCCGCGATGGGCTACGTGTTCACCTACGACGAGCCGCACGTCTTCACGACGGAGACGGCGGCGGTGTTCGCGCCCGAGTTCACCGTCGAGGGCGACACGTCCGTGACGCTGGACGCACGCGGGACCGTCCCCATCGAGGTCGACACCGCCGATCCCGTCGAGGCGACGAACACCATGCTGGCGTGGTGGCGGTCGGACCCCGACGGCAAGTCGTACGCCCATTCGTTCTCCGTCGGCGCGCAGCCCGCGTTCGCGTCGCCGACCGACCCCGTCACCGTCGGCGATTTCGAGTACTACACGCAGTACTCGCTGGTCGCGCCGTTGATCCAGGTGCGGACGCTGACGCCGGTCGAGCGGCCGGTCGAGGCGACGTACGTGTTCAACTCGGCGCTGCTGGACGGGTCGTTCGAGCTGCCGATGGTGTACGCGGGGCTCGGGCGGGCGTCGGACTTCGACGGCGTGGACGTGGAGGGAAAGATCGCGCTGATCCAGCGCGGCGAGATCACGTTCCTGGAGAAGATGCACAACGCGGCGGCGGCCGGGGCGAAGCTGGTGATGATCTTCAACAACGTGTCCGGCTCGCTGACCATCGGCGGCGACCCGAACACCGTCCCGACCATGGCGATGACCCGCGAGGAGGGGCAGGCGCTGCTCGCGCTGCTGGACCAGGGCCCGGTGACGGCCGCCGTCGACGCGATCAAGGTGAGCCCGTACCTCTACGACCTCGTGCTCGTCGAGGAAGACGTGGTGCCGCCGGCGCTGTCGTACACCGTCGACGCCTCGAACACGGCGCGCGTCGACGTCGACTACCACAGCCACGTCCCCGGTCAGGGCATCGGCGAGCTGCGGCACAAGTGGCGGCCGTGGGACTCGTTCTCGTTCGGCTTCCTGCGCCGGACGGTCGCGCCGCAGCAGCGGATCGAGTACGTGTCCGGCGGCGACACGTCCTGGGCGCAGTACGGCTACGGCGCATCGACCGACGCCGATCCGTTCGGTTTCCCGATGCTGTCGGCGCCCCGGACGTACACCGCGGGGACGACGCTGTCGGACGCGTGGTTCCGGCAGGTGCTGGCGCCGGGGGTGCTGCCGGTCGACTTCGGGGCGGTGGACTCGGCGGCGTACCGGTCGGGTGACGACGTGACGCTGCGGCTGCAGGAGTGGACGGACGGCTCCGGGCACTGGGGCACGGCGGTGCCGGGCGTCGACACCCCGTCGTTCCGGCTGTTCGCGGACGGTGCGTTGGTGGCGTCAGGCGGCCGCGCGGACGGGACGTTCACGGTGCCGTCGGCGCCGTCGTCGCTGCGGGTCGAACTGGACGTGGCACGGTCGGCGCCGTGGTGGCTCGCGTCGACCTCGACGTCGACGGCGTGGACGGTGGGATCGGCGCCGGTCGATTCGCCGACGGCGCTGCCGCTGCTGACCCTCTCGTACGACGTCGACGTGTCGCTCCTGAACGTCGCGGCCAAGCCCGGCGCCCACTTCGTCGACGTCGCGGTGGGTCACCAGCCCGGCTCGGCGACCGCGCCCGTCTCCGGCGCCACCGTCTCCCTCTCCTTCGACGACGGCGCCTCCTGGCAGCCGGCCCGCGTGCTGCCCCGCGGCGACGCGACGTTCCGGGCCGTGGTCAACCGCATCCCCGCCGCCGCGTCGCACCTGTCGCTGCGGGTGGAGGCCTGGGACCGGGACGGCAACCGGATCGAGCAGGACGTGCTGCGGGCGTACGCGCTCGACTGA
- a CDS encoding helix-turn-helix domain-containing protein: protein MLEQLGLSDEEQTAYLALLDHARPATAADLAPAAGSAEAVDKLLDALERRGLADRLPGEPPAYRLVDPALAFAETLAARERDLQRSRVLVDDLAVRHRRRHDAVEPGDLVEIVTGSEATARRLVDVYSSARTQVRAMERPPYGVVNSEPNPIEVELLKAGVRHRVLYEQSAVDLPGRLSDLIGGIAAGEEARVTPTLPARMLLIDDRYAMVPATAGALITDQLLVVRPGGLLDVLAEVFEETWLRAMPLRLHPGDHDGQADDDRVILNLLAAGLTEQSIARHVGASQRTVQRRIKEISGRLGARTRFQAGLQAARNGVL, encoded by the coding sequence ATGCTGGAACAGCTCGGCCTCAGCGACGAGGAGCAGACCGCCTACCTCGCCCTGCTCGACCACGCCCGGCCCGCGACGGCGGCGGACCTGGCGCCCGCCGCGGGGTCCGCCGAGGCCGTCGACAAGCTGCTCGATGCGCTCGAGCGGCGCGGCCTGGCCGACCGGCTGCCGGGGGAGCCGCCCGCGTACCGCCTGGTCGACCCCGCGCTCGCGTTCGCCGAGACGCTGGCCGCCCGCGAGCGCGACCTGCAGCGCAGCCGCGTCCTCGTCGACGACCTGGCCGTGCGGCACCGCCGCCGCCACGACGCGGTCGAGCCCGGCGACCTCGTCGAGATCGTCACCGGCTCCGAGGCCACCGCCCGCCGCCTCGTCGACGTCTACAGCAGCGCCCGCACGCAGGTCCGGGCCATGGAGCGGCCGCCGTACGGCGTCGTCAACAGCGAGCCGAACCCGATCGAGGTCGAGCTGCTGAAGGCCGGCGTCCGGCACCGCGTCCTGTACGAGCAGAGCGCCGTCGACCTGCCCGGCCGGCTGTCCGACCTGATCGGCGGCATCGCCGCCGGCGAGGAGGCCCGCGTCACGCCGACGCTGCCGGCCCGGATGCTGCTGATCGACGACCGGTACGCCATGGTCCCGGCGACGGCCGGCGCGTTGATCACCGACCAGCTGCTGGTCGTCCGCCCCGGCGGGCTGCTGGACGTGCTGGCCGAGGTGTTCGAGGAGACGTGGCTGCGGGCGATGCCGCTGCGGCTGCACCCCGGCGACCACGACGGCCAGGCCGACGACGACCGCGTCATCCTGAACCTGCTGGCCGCGGGGCTGACGGAGCAGTCGATCGCCCGGCACGTCGGCGCCAGCCAGCGCACCGTCCAGCGGCGGATCAAGGAGATCAGCGGCCGTCTGGGCGCCCGTACGCGGTTCCAGGCAGGGCTGCAGGCCGCCCGCAACGGTGTGTTGTGA
- a CDS encoding S8 family serine peptidase codes for MRGVIATAAAVALTAGAAAAAVAPAAAPAVTSEPGARPAADPVVVTLITGDRVVYADTGGARPDISVEPALDGGTRELLMTVDPDGAVLVLPDQAQPLITAGLLDERLFDVRYLAENGYADLDTIPLIVTFADGARLAQRADALPAVASVTPLTSIDGVGLEVDKESTADFWNQLAPGAAARAATAGIEKVWLDARVEASLDDSRPQIGVPQAWENGFTGDGVRVAVLDTGYDTGHPDLAGQVVGSHSFIEGETVHDGHGHGTHVASTVAGTGAASDGRYSGVAPGADLLIGKVLSDEGSSFGSEVIDGMEWAVEQGADVVNLSLGSFPTNGQDPQSQALNRLSAESGALFVVAAGNYGPSTRSVTTPAAADAALAVGAVDGADAMADFSSRGPRVGDHAIKPEITAPGAAIVAARSGGTTGGLPVGEYYLANGGTSMASPHVAGVAALVKQRHPDWAAAELKDALMSTSLDLGHGLYEQGGGRVDAAAVTESDLVATGKAELGVHPYPRDGAAPRTVPVTYTNSGGTDLRLDLALDVADVSGNAPAPGTLTVSPVVLTVPAGGTATAVVTLDPAASTAGSYTGHLRATGSGGVAAATALAYVTDGPAYDLTVELTGRLGTTPARANVTVVNQDDPRLYYTSETSYDADAMTFTLPAGDYSVYGTIATADPGGGFTDHSSDLFALTEVEVDGDTTVTVDARDAVDIEFEVSDEPRPTEPTQITTNLYRTAANGMLTVMGALADRSTSTTVYGAIPAPEPAAGELSMTTVTTLREPLIRATIGTEPVDVVTPRYTGRFDGRRTAPLVDVGAGTAEDYAAAGVEGALVLVEGDPSWADDQARLAEAHGAVGLLVARDVAGPVSVDVGSANTLPVLATTAAEGARLRDQLAGGPVELTLTGVEEARYTYQLWAEEAGRIPAELTHSTRQADLAAVENAYHADTERLRGSEVMEVFAEWEGGTFRYFDQLVQPARRTDYVSAGPGLRQLQQVHSVWGFNSANLRGTVQAYEPGGRYPVTWHKAPSHPTGYTELPCVMCRTENILAFAPWPRSDSDPEHHGSGRTWTTTTLYRDGELIEDVASYLVEAPATYRIEQVGQTMPSPEHQLAERSHTAWTFVSSAPEELEVDGCGDLLPSANVCAAVPAIMLGYDVPLDLLNRAPAGRGFGFTVRTGRPVGYTGPSEVAGMTVEVSFDDGATWESARVLPRPRGGEFQVRTHHPKLAETSGFVSLRVEAWDDRGNRTEQTIERAYALS; via the coding sequence GTGAGAGGTGTCATCGCCACCGCGGCCGCCGTCGCCCTGACCGCCGGCGCCGCCGCGGCCGCAGTCGCGCCGGCCGCCGCACCGGCCGTGACGAGCGAACCCGGCGCCCGACCGGCCGCCGACCCCGTCGTCGTCACACTGATCACCGGTGACCGCGTCGTCTATGCCGACACCGGCGGCGCCCGGCCGGACATCAGCGTCGAGCCGGCCCTGGACGGCGGCACCCGCGAGCTGCTGATGACCGTCGACCCGGACGGCGCCGTGCTCGTCTTGCCGGACCAGGCGCAGCCGCTGATCACCGCCGGCCTGCTGGACGAGCGGTTGTTCGACGTGCGGTACCTGGCCGAGAACGGCTACGCCGACCTCGACACGATCCCGTTGATCGTCACCTTCGCCGACGGCGCGCGTCTGGCCCAGCGGGCCGACGCCCTCCCGGCCGTCGCCAGCGTCACGCCGCTGACCAGCATCGACGGTGTCGGTCTGGAGGTCGACAAGGAGTCGACGGCCGACTTCTGGAACCAGCTCGCGCCGGGCGCCGCGGCGCGGGCCGCGACCGCCGGCATCGAGAAGGTCTGGCTCGACGCCAGGGTCGAGGCGAGCCTCGACGACAGCCGCCCGCAGATCGGTGTGCCGCAGGCGTGGGAGAACGGCTTCACCGGCGACGGCGTGCGGGTCGCCGTGCTCGACACCGGGTACGACACCGGCCACCCGGACCTCGCCGGACAGGTCGTCGGGTCGCACAGCTTCATCGAGGGCGAGACCGTGCACGACGGCCACGGCCACGGCACCCATGTGGCGTCGACAGTGGCCGGGACCGGGGCCGCGTCGGACGGCCGGTACTCCGGCGTCGCGCCCGGCGCGGACCTGCTCATCGGCAAGGTGCTCAGCGACGAGGGCTCCAGCTTCGGCTCCGAGGTCATCGACGGCATGGAGTGGGCCGTCGAGCAGGGCGCCGACGTCGTGAACCTCAGCCTGGGATCGTTCCCCACCAACGGGCAGGACCCGCAGAGCCAGGCGCTGAACCGGCTCAGCGCCGAGTCCGGCGCCCTGTTCGTCGTCGCCGCCGGCAATTACGGGCCGAGCACCCGGTCGGTGACGACCCCGGCCGCGGCCGACGCGGCGCTGGCGGTCGGCGCCGTCGACGGTGCGGACGCCATGGCGGACTTCTCCAGCCGCGGCCCGCGGGTCGGCGACCACGCGATCAAGCCGGAGATCACGGCGCCGGGAGCGGCCATCGTCGCGGCCCGCTCCGGCGGCACGACGGGCGGCCTGCCCGTGGGGGAGTACTACCTGGCCAACGGCGGAACCTCGATGGCCAGCCCGCACGTCGCCGGCGTCGCGGCGCTGGTGAAGCAGCGGCACCCGGACTGGGCCGCCGCAGAGCTGAAGGACGCGCTGATGAGCACGTCACTCGACCTCGGCCACGGTCTCTACGAGCAGGGCGGCGGCCGGGTCGACGCCGCCGCCGTCACCGAGAGCGACCTCGTCGCGACCGGGAAGGCCGAGCTCGGCGTGCATCCGTACCCGCGCGACGGCGCCGCGCCCCGCACCGTCCCCGTCACCTACACCAACAGCGGCGGCACGGACCTGCGACTCGACCTGGCGCTCGACGTCGCCGACGTCTCCGGGAACGCACCGGCGCCCGGCACGCTGACGGTCTCGCCGGTCGTGCTGACCGTCCCCGCTGGCGGGACCGCCACCGCCGTCGTCACCCTCGACCCGGCGGCCAGCACGGCCGGCTCGTACACCGGTCACCTGCGCGCCACCGGCTCCGGCGGGGTCGCGGCGGCGACGGCGCTCGCGTACGTCACCGACGGGCCGGCGTACGACCTCACCGTCGAGCTGACCGGCCGGCTCGGCACCACCCCGGCACGGGCGAACGTCACCGTCGTCAACCAGGACGACCCGCGCCTCTACTACACGTCCGAGACGTCGTACGACGCCGACGCGATGACCTTCACCCTCCCGGCCGGCGACTACAGCGTCTACGGCACCATCGCGACGGCCGACCCCGGCGGCGGGTTCACCGACCACAGCAGCGACCTGTTCGCCCTGACCGAGGTGGAGGTCGACGGCGACACCACCGTGACGGTGGACGCCCGCGACGCCGTCGACATCGAGTTCGAGGTCTCCGACGAGCCGCGGCCCACGGAACCGACCCAGATCACCACCAACCTGTACCGCACCGCGGCCAACGGGATGCTGACCGTGATGGGCGCGCTGGCAGACCGGTCGACGTCGACGACCGTGTACGGCGCGATCCCCGCGCCCGAGCCCGCCGCCGGCGAGTTGTCGATGACGACGGTCACCACGCTGCGCGAGCCGCTGATCCGGGCGACGATCGGCACGGAGCCCGTGGACGTGGTGACGCCGCGCTACACCGGGCGGTTCGACGGACGGCGGACGGCGCCGCTCGTGGACGTCGGCGCCGGCACCGCCGAGGACTACGCCGCCGCCGGCGTCGAAGGCGCGCTCGTACTGGTCGAAGGTGACCCGTCGTGGGCGGACGACCAGGCCCGCCTGGCCGAGGCACACGGCGCGGTGGGCCTGCTGGTCGCCCGCGACGTCGCCGGACCGGTGTCGGTCGACGTCGGCAGCGCGAACACCCTGCCGGTGCTCGCCACTACTGCCGCCGAGGGCGCGCGGCTGCGCGACCAGCTGGCCGGCGGCCCGGTCGAGCTGACTCTGACCGGCGTGGAGGAGGCGCGGTACACCTACCAGCTCTGGGCCGAGGAGGCCGGCCGCATCCCCGCCGAGCTCACGCACAGCACGCGCCAGGCCGACCTCGCCGCCGTCGAGAACGCCTACCACGCCGACACGGAGCGGCTGCGCGGCAGCGAGGTCATGGAGGTGTTCGCCGAGTGGGAGGGCGGCACGTTCCGCTACTTCGACCAGCTCGTGCAGCCGGCCCGGCGCACCGACTACGTGAGCGCCGGCCCGGGCCTGCGCCAACTGCAGCAGGTGCACTCGGTGTGGGGATTCAACTCGGCGAACCTGCGCGGCACCGTCCAGGCCTACGAGCCCGGCGGCCGCTACCCGGTGACCTGGCACAAGGCTCCGAGCCACCCCACCGGATACACCGAGCTGCCGTGCGTGATGTGCCGGACGGAGAACATCCTCGCGTTCGCGCCGTGGCCGCGCTCGGACTCCGACCCCGAGCACCACGGCTCCGGCCGTACCTGGACCACGACGACGCTCTACCGCGACGGCGAGCTCATCGAGGACGTGGCCTCCTACCTCGTCGAAGCGCCGGCCACGTACCGGATCGAGCAGGTCGGGCAGACCATGCCGAGCCCGGAGCACCAGCTGGCGGAGCGGTCGCACACGGCGTGGACGTTCGTGTCGTCGGCGCCGGAGGAGCTGGAGGTCGACGGCTGCGGCGATCTGCTGCCCAGCGCGAACGTCTGCGCGGCGGTCCCGGCGATCATGCTCGGCTACGACGTGCCGCTGGATCTGCTCAACCGGGCGCCGGCCGGTCGCGGCTTCGGCTTCACGGTGCGCACGGGCCGGCCGGTCGGGTACACCGGCCCGTCCGAGGTGGCCGGCATGACGGTGGAGGTGTCCTTCGACGACGGCGCCACCTGGGAGTCCGCCCGCGTGCTGCCCAGACCACGCGGTGGCGAGTTCCAGGTCCGCACGCACCACCCGAAGCTGGCCGAGACCAGCGGCTTCGTCAGCCTGCGGGTCGAGGCCTGGGACGACCGCGGCAACCGCACCGAGCAGACGATCGAGCGGGCCTACGCGCTGTCCTGA